Proteins from one Candidatus Cloacimonadota bacterium genomic window:
- a CDS encoding GNAT family N-acetyltransferase, with the protein MHVFRNEAEMKQYISREEVIDFLYNHLDRFRDSKEAINKSINYAFSGAEGKGGFILTAFYEDKLVGVLVMNSTGMKDFIPENLLVYIAVDATYRGKGFGKQIIKKAAENCEGDIALHVEYDNPAKRLYERLGFVSKYAEMRYNRS; encoded by the coding sequence AGCAGTATATCTCACGAGAAGAGGTGATAGATTTTCTTTATAACCATTTAGACCGTTTCCGAGATAGTAAGGAAGCGATCAATAAATCGATCAATTATGCCTTCTCAGGTGCCGAAGGTAAGGGTGGCTTTATCTTGACCGCCTTTTATGAGGACAAACTGGTCGGAGTATTGGTGATGAACAGTACCGGCATGAAAGATTTCATTCCGGAAAATCTTCTCGTTTATATAGCTGTCGATGCGACTTATCGTGGCAAGGGCTTTGGTAAGCAGATCATCAAGAAGGCAGCCGAAAACTGTGAAGGGGATATTGCTCTCCATGTAGAATATGATAATCCTGCTAAACGACTTTATGAGCGTCTCGGATTTGTCTCCAAATATGCCGAAATGCGATACAATAGGAGCTGA